Sequence from the Neomonachus schauinslandi chromosome 9, ASM220157v2, whole genome shotgun sequence genome:
aaaaatgttacaCAGAAGAAAGTAAAAGCTGAAATACTACACCTAGGAATAAGTACAGTATATTTTATACAGCTCGACATAAATGGTATTATAGCCTCCATGCTTGTATAGTGAATGTAATctgttttcacttaatatatttgGGACTTTTttcaagtcaataaataaatgtgaataagATGATAGCTCCTAAAGCActcttagcacagtgccaggcacatagtctGCGCTCAGTGTTCTTATTATATCatcagtttattttgttttattttatttatttatttatttttaagattttatttattattagacagggagacacagcgagatcaggaacacaagcaaggggagtgggagacggagaagcaggcttcctgccgaggagggagcccgatgcggggctcgatcccaggaccctgggatcatgacctgagctgaaggcagacgcttaacagctgagccacacaggcgcccctgttttattttattttttaaaggatttatttatttatttgagagggagagagtgcaagtgagaggaggggcagagggagagagagagaatcccaagcagactccctgctgagcatggagctgactcgtggctcaatctcacaaccctgagatcatgacctgagccgaaaccaactgagccacccaggcgcccctatttcatcAGTTTAAATCACTGATAGGATTCCattgtatgggggcgcctggctggctcagtcggtagaccttgcaactcttgatctcagggtggtgagtttgagccccacattggggggtagagattacatttaaaaaaaaaaaaatggattccattgtatggatgtagcATAGTTTGCTTAACCTTAGTGATGGATATGGTAGTTTCTGCATTTTTGCTGTTAGAAACCTCACTGATAGGAACATTGCTAGTTCATAAGTGTGTTTGCCTTTGTATGATTATTTCCCCAATTATGAATTCTCAAAGTGGGATCACTGGTCAGAGGATATACACATTAAACATATTGGTACATATTGCCAGTTCCCCACCTTTTCATCAACATGGGGTCTTGaccatcattttattctttgcaaATTTGATAGGCTAATAAAAATGAATCTTCCTGTTGTCTCTTGATGCATTTTTCTGGTATCAGTGAGAGTGTTATCATCCTTTACTCATTGGCTGGATCTTCCTAGTTCTAATAGTCTATTTGCATCTCTCTTTTTGCTTCTGTGGCTATAGGATTTTGTGTGGATGAGAGCTCGGCTCCCACTGGACCTGGAGGAGCAGCTCAAGAAGAAATGTTTCACCCTGCTCTGCTACCATGACCCCAATTCAGGTGAGTGCTGGCACTCAGCTCTGTTCCCAGCTAACCTGCAGGGTTCCTGGTCTGCTCTTCTGAGAAGAATGCACTGAATTTTAGATTTGGGGCAGAAGCTAGGAAGCATTGGAGATgcttatttgtttgctttcttgctGGTAGAATACAAGCAAGGAATTGTGTGAGAACTCCTTTTTTTCAGCAAGGTACCAAGTGTCCTCTTACTGCAGGGAAGGATGAGTTCATTCGTCTCCAGAGAATCAGAATGGAATAGGGAAGAAAGTTCAGGCTAATAGATATTCCCTTTATCTTCATTTCTATGACTTAAGAATTAAGGGCCAAATCTGGACTTAAAGGTAAGAGCGAGGGGCACGAGGGGCACgaggctggctcagtctgaagagcatttgactcttgatctcggggtcttgagttcgagccccatgttgggtgtagagattatttaaataaaaaaaaaataataaaggtaagagCAAAGAGAACTTTTTGAGAACTgggccattttattatttttttatgttatttttttaaagattttatttatttatttgacagagagatagcgacagcaggaacacaagcagggggaatgggggagggagaagcaggcttcccactgagcagggagcccaatgcagggctcaatcccaggaccctgggatcatgacctgagccgaaggcagatgcttaacgaccgagccacctaggcgccccgagaactgggtctttttttttttttttaatttatttgacagagagagacacagcgagagagggaacacaaacagggggagcgggagagggagaagcaggcttcccgccgagcagggagcccgatgtggggctcgatcccaggaccctgggatcatgacctgagccgaaggcagccgctaaatgactgagccacccaggcgccccagaactggGTCTCTTTAAGAGGACACGAGAAGCAAACCTGAAGAATTTGTAGGGCTGGATGTGGGATAGCACACTGAAAAATGGCCTTAGAAGGGCAGTAGCAATTAGGGTTTTCCTGTCAGTCctctcttctttgttttattttattattattattttaagattttatttatttatttgacagagagagacacagtgagagagggaacataagcagggggagtggaagaagcaggcttcccgctgagcagggagcccgaagcgaggctcgatcccaggaccctgggatcatgacctgagccaaaggcagatgcttaaccggctgagccacccaggcgcccctagtcctCTGTCTCTTTGCCCAGATTCTGACAGTGAAACCTTGAAGGCAGCAAAGGTGTGGAAACTGGCAGAGGTCCTGGTGGGTGAGAAGCAGCAATGCCAGGGTGCCAAGAGCCAGCAGAAGGAGCAGACGGTGCTGCTCGAGAAGAAGAGTGCCACTTACTCCCAGGTTTGTCAGAGCAGTGGGTTAGCCTCTTGTGTCTTTTATCCTGGTGCCAGGGGCACTTTTGGGGAAGCCAAGGAGTTTTGATCTACCTTCTTTTCTactgactcctgattttgccctcttcctgcctccccgGGGCTCAGGTACTTCTGCGTTGCCTTGCCTTGCTGCAGAGGCTTCTTCAGGAGCACCGGCTTAAGACTCAGTCTGAGCTGGACCGCATCAATGCCCAGTACCTGGAGATCAAGTGCAGTGCCATGATCCTTAAGCTGAGGTGAGCTATATGCCCCCTGTGGGTCTCGGGAACTTGGTCTCACACACCCTCCCCCTTATCTCTCTTTCCTGTCTGCCATGCCTAGCATCTTATGGGTCTTCAGTTAATGGCACACAGCAGTATTAGCCTTTGGATTACCCAGAAGTGttcaacattcttttctttttcttttaagatttatttattttgagagcacaagcatgcactgtggggaggggcagaaagagagtcccaagcagactctgcgctgaccacagagcctgacacggggctcgatcccacaaccctgagatcacaacctgagccaaaaccaggagtcagactgtgccacccagacgccccctttCAACATTCTtgagtcttattttatttaattttttaattttacttaatattttagaataaatctttaaaaaaaaaaaaaaaaaaagggcgcctgggtggctcagttggttaagcgactgccttgggctcgggtcatgatcctggagtcccgggatcgagtcccgcatcgggctccctgctcggcgaggagcctgcttctccctctaaccctccccgctctcatgtactctctctctctctcattctcgctctctcaaataaataaataaatctttaaaaaaaaacaaattttagagagcatgcgagtcggggggaggagcagagggagagggacaggcagactccgcATTGAGTGCAACATGGGGccggtctcatgaccctgagccaaaatcaagagttggatgctcaacccactgagccacccaggtgccccttgagtctTATTTTAAAGCCTTCCGAAATAGGTGCACTCTTGTGAGATACGTTACTCAGGAATTCAGAGTGACCTTGCTTATCCTGTCACTGCTTAGCCCACATCTTGACCATGGGCAGGTACTATGTCCTGTTCCTAACTCTGCTCCCATCAGGGACcctcaccatttcttttttcccctctgtcagGATGGAGGAGCTAAAGATCTTGTCTGACACTTATACTGCTGAGAAGGTGGAAGTTCATCGTCTCATTAGGTGAGAACTCCCAAGGGCCTGGTCCCACACTCTCCAACCCGCTCATTTTAATGTGTTCACATTCTTGTCTCCTTTCTGAGGAGCCAGATCCTTACATTGTATCTTCTCTTCCCCGGGCATATAGGGACTGTTTGGAGGGGGCCATTCGCCTACAAGAGCAGGACATGGAGAAGTCCCGACAGGTCCTGAGCACCTATGAGGTCCTTGGGGAGGAGTTTGACAGGCTGGTAAAAGAGTACACTGAACTCAAGCAGGCAGCTGAGAACAAGCGCTGGGCCCTCCGGGAGTTTAACAAGGCCTGTCGCTGAGCGCTGCCTGGTGGGGTTCCGGCGACGGACTTCTGCATGGGcgctgcctccccctcctcctgctgaaAGGATCACCTCCACCTGAGGCCCACTTTCACTCCGGGAGTGTGGGGACACTTGCTTGAAACCCTGCAGTGGATTAGGCACCGTCCtggtttttcttccttgtttacAGTGACTGAGTCTCTTCTGGGAAATGGAGCAGATTTATGTAATTCTCTGTGCAGCTATTTGTCAGTGTCAGCCCTGTATTATATTTGATTATCTCCTGAATAAAGTGATGATGCTTCCTTTGGGCACGGATGAAAAAAGAACATCAAAGACTAGATGGGTAAGGAGGGGAACTGAGTGGATCCAGATGAACAGATGTGTAATGCTTACGCGAGGAGTGGGAGGTAGGAGTGCCGGCCTGCCCACCTGGAGTCTTAGAGGCTTCATTCTTGGAGAGCAGACATGGATTAAATCTGGCCTTGCTCTTGAAGAACTGTAATATCCAGAGGAGGGCTGGAGGCCACGGCGGGTGGGGGACGATTCTGTCACCCCGGCTGTTAGTGGGGCAGTTAGGATAAAGCAGCAGGGCATCCAGCCCTGTTACAGGGAAAGACACAAGCCACTTGTGTTCCCAGTTTCCGCTGGTGAGGTTTGAGGGTTACTTTTTTCTCTGAAAGCAGAGTGGGAAGAGATCACCCTGTGTGGTTTGAGGGTTACTTTTTTCTCTAAAGGAGGGAGTGGGAAGAGATCACCCCAAGGAACCAAGTTTCATAGTCCACTTAGCTTAGAACAAGGCAGGGAGGGTCCTGATGGCGTCAAAGTCAGGGACTGAGAACAGAAGCAGAAGATCTCCACCCTTACTTACAAGAGCCTACTCACCTTCTCAAACTACTTTCAAGGGAGACTGTCTAGACTGTCTTGAGGTGTTCTGCTACAATAAATAATGATGGTCTTGGATTGGTTTATAGGAAAAACTAAGGTCTTTAACATAATTTAGattttttctataaatggtgCTTACTGCCATTTATCTACAAGGAAATGACAGAGAGAAATGTTGGCCCACACGAAATtcacagacgcttaacgactgagcccacATTGAAAATGGGGCACgactgaaatgaaaatgaaaattcagtagGTTGGTGGTTACTGTATTGGGTGGTGCAAATATAGAACACTTACATCATTACAgaaagttctggggcgcctgggtggctcagtcgttaagcatctgccttcggctcaggtcatggtcccagagtcctgggatcgagccccgcatcggactctctgcttggtgagaagcctgcttctccctctcccactccctctgcttgtgtcccctctctcgctgtgtctctctgtcaaataaataaataaaatcttaaaaaataaacaagctattgaaaaaacaaagttctattggacagtgctatAAGCCTACATTTCCTCTAAACTGGAAGTAGGTCTACAGGCTttattagattcaggttaaacattGTTGCAAAGTACTTAATAGATGGTATTATGTACTTGACATTATAGCACCCTGGAACCATATCAGGTTAGAATGTCTCACAATTAATTATGCTGAGTTGGATTGCTTGGTTAAGGTGGTAACTGCCAATCTCTCTCCTATATAGAATACATTTTCCCTTTGTAGTTAGTAGCATCTAGAGATGAACatcaaaaatctcaaaatagtTTTTCCTGATATTTATTATGGCATTCagcatttcctcatttaattAGGTACTCATCTTAAACCATACTAGGTTttgatatttgaaataataaggataataataaaaaagaaatggacccTGTCTTCAAGGTCTACAACTTAATAGTAGACACATAAAAACAGTCTAAGAATATAAAGTAATAGGAAGTGCAAATGAATATGGTTGAAAACCAagagaagtggggcgcctgggtggctcagtcgttaagtgtctgcctttggctcaggtcatggtcccagggccctgggatcaggccccgcattgggctccctgctcagcgggaagcctgcttctccctctcccattccccctgcttgtgttccctctcttgctgtgtttctctctgtcaaataaataaaatcttaaaaaaaaaaaacaaaatgagaagtgagTCAGGAATTATAAGGTAGAGTCTTAGGGAAGAGAGCTTTGGTTCAGGCTTTAGAGGTAAGTTTGGGATGGCATTTTggaaaaagtgacaaagacaagggAAGGGGTAGTGGGTGAAGGCACAGGGTTAGAAATGAGTAAATCATGCACCAAGGAAAGCCTTCATCTTAAATAACcaaaatttgagaagaatatcCCATGGCTTCAATCAAGTCCCTGGAGAACTGGGGTCTGACAAATGTTTAGATTTCCAACTACCTGAGAAAGCAAAATGGCTTCCAAGCCAATGGTTCCTGGCCCTGGCTCCCTAAATGACATGCAGCTGGACCGCTAGCTGTTCCTTGTGTTTCCCAAAACCCAAATGAAACCGAACATTTGCTTGTAACAGTAGTGCccaactatataaaaaaaaatatttattggcttaaaaacaacaaaaaaacctcacaCAAATATATAATAGTAAAGGATTTACCACACCccctgagacacacacacacacacacacacacacacagcccattACCCCAATCCACGACGCTAGAGTAACTAGAGTGATTTGGTGAATATTATGCCAGAGCTTTTTCTAAACATTTGCAAACTTATGTACAGCAATATTAGCTCATATTGTTGGAGTATGGCTACATCATAATTTAACCATTCCCTTCACGAGAggtatttagattgtttccagtttgccCTATTACAAAATGCTTGATTGAATATCATTGCATCTGTACCTTGCTCAAGTGTCTGCTTTTTTTGTATTACAGAAAGTCAGTATATTAATTCTAGTAATTtcatgagggcacctgggtagctgagtcagttaagcgtctgccttcagctcaggtcatgatcccagggttcgactcccacattgggctccctgcccagcagggaatctgcttctatcgctgcttccccccccccccccccccactccctgctcgcttgctctctcttgcaaaaataaaaaaaaatctagtgatTTCATGGAAAAGTTAGTTACTGAGCTTATGAATATAGTGTAGAAAAAGTACCTCAAAACTGTGCcatggaggtgggagaagggacAAGAGGTGTCCAGTGCTGCCCGAAGGGGGCACCACAGCGGTTTGTCTTGGTCCTTTCCTTCCTCACAGTGACTGGGGATGGCAGGTTCGCAGGATTTCGCGTCAGCTGTTGGCTATTGTGGAACAGGTGAGAAGGGGATtgcagggccaggggaggggctgggtgacAGTGCGAGCCGAAGGTTAGCGTCTTGGACTTCAGTTGCCCTCACTCCCCCTCCCACTTCAGAAAAGATTTACATTTACTGCCTCTCCTTTCTTTCACAAGCATCTCTCTCTTCACTTGTCTTTTACCCCACCTGACCAAGAACTCCGTCTTGCTGATTCTTCCTCtataatgagaaacaaaataaatcaccCCCAGAGCTTGGGATAGGATTGTTCTCCGTAAGGAAACTCTGGGGCTCTTGGACAAACAAAACCTGTCCCCTCAAGGTTCTCAATGAAGGGTGACTCTCCAGATCTCTGGGGCAGCAACCCTGCATTCTTCCTCAGCCAGCACAAAGGAAATCCAGCGCCCTCTAGAGGCCAGCCGGATGCTCCCACAAAGAGAGGGGACTCCCTGAGGTCTGGCCTCTCCGTGGGGCCCCTAACCCCCTGAACAGTCTCTCTACATTACCCATCTTGAAGGACCTGGGCTAGGTTTTGTTAAAGGAACTGGTAGGTCTCCTTACATCTTGAGACAGTGAAGATATAGGAGTCAACTGATAATGGACAAGATTAGCAATCTGTAGAAATAATTTACTGTGAAAAGTGGTTTGTGTTTGAGTGGCTGAGGTCTAGCCTAAGTGGTTTTCCTGGTCTAGAAAGATACAAATGAAATTTAGAGAGACCTAAATGTACCAAGCCTGGCTGAAGAAAGAACGTATAATCAAAAGTAAACAATCAGTCTGAATTTAGGAAAGGGTTATCCAAAGAGCAaggtcagggttctccagagaaacagaacctatgatttatattttattatattacattatattatattatattatatattttattttatattaattatatttttctatttattatataaaatgagatttattttaaggaattggctcatgtgattgtggggCTGGCAATTCTGAAAATTGAAGGGTGGGCTGTAGGCAGGCAACTCAGGGAGAAATGATGCTTGCTGTTTTGAGacagaatttcttcttcagtgggaaacctcagtttttgctctAAAGGCCTTAAACTGGGGCGCCTGCCTGgatcagtcggtagagcatgcaactcttttttttttttttaagattttatttatttatttgacagagagagacacagcgagagagggaacacaagcagggggagtgggagagggagaagcaggcttcccgcggagcagggagcccgatgtggggctcgatcccaggaccctgggatcatgacccgagccgaaggcagacgcttaacgactgagccacccaggtgccccgagcatgcaactcttgacctcagggtcttgtTGGAGACCCCATGttaggggtagagtttacttaaaaaaaaaaaaatgaaaaagaaaaaaggccttAAACTGATTGGGTGAGATCCCTTTGCATTATCAAGAGTACTCtacttaaagtcagctgattgtAGATGCTAACCACATCTACAGAACATCTTCACTGCAGCACCTAGAATAGTGTTTGTTTAAATAACTgggtactggggcacctgggtggttcagttggttatgtgtctgactttggctcaggtcatgatcttggggtcctgacatggagccccatgtcagcctccctgcccagtggggagtctacttgtccctctccctcctcccctcccccctcaaataaataaataaaatcggggccccacctgggtggctcagttgtcgggtgtctgccttcagctcaggtcatgatcccggggtcctgctcagcaggaggcctgcttctctctccctctcccactccccctgcttgtgttccctctctcattgtctctctgtcaaataaataaataaataaaatctttatttaaaaaaataaataaataactgggtACTATAggctagccaagttgacacacaTTAACTCACCATCACACAAGTATTCTGGTTTTCTTCCAGCCCTAAACCTGTTTGAAAGAGACACTGAACTGGGGATATAAGTTAGGTTACTGGAGAGAGGGGCTACATTGCAGGCAGGAACAAGGCCTGATTGCAAGCTCTCTTCataaaacaagagctttgaaacCTTATTAGGTGCCAGATATGATTTCTAAGCACTTTGTATGTAGTAAGTTATTCAATGATCACAGCAAACTTCCGAGGTGAGTACTATTACCATCCCCACTTTATAAATCGGGAAACTCAGTAAGGCGTggagagatggggtaactggtaCAATTTCACAAAACTTGGAACTTGAAGAGGCCTGGTATGAACCCATACAGTCTGGTTCCAGAACCGGCTGTCCTGAGACCCTCTGATACCTTAGGTCCAAGTATATATCTTCCAAGCAACATCATGTTTACTGATTTGCTTATCCCTGACTCTGGGAAGAGGATGCCCCACACATCAGATGAATATCCCTGCCACTAGAAAGCGTTATCCTCCCAAGTACATTGGCAATACAGTATAAATACTGGTCTCTAATGAGTTTGCAGAGAGTTGGAGACACAGAGGACTACTAGCAAATAGAGGCTCTGGATCTACAAAGCTGGGCCAGACCCTGAAGACCTTGCCAGTGTCCTCCTGCCACCCCATGAGGTCGTTGGGCACCTTTCCCCTGCTGCTGCCCCATCCTACACAGGTCCTCATTTTGGGCCTTGCCAATTGTCCTAACTGTCCCTCCTCTCATACGCCTCTGTTGGGCCAATTTTTATGGTGATTCTAATTTGcttttcataagtattttgtaattttcactttgttttgtcatttctccaaagacagtcCACATAGCTCAGCTGTGGATTCAAGTCCTCAGGGTGAAGCTCCACTTTCCAACCTTTCCCCCCATTTACACTCACTACTCACCCTCCACCACCCCCATGGGCTGACTCACCCTTTCATGCTTCCCTGTGCTTGTTACAGTTCTATCTACCTGGCAGAACTCTTGGCTCATAAAATCCTATAATCTCTGAGGCCCACCTCAAGTTCTGCTTCCCCAGTGTCATTCCAGGTAGAAAAGGTCTACCATTTAAATCCCCACAGCTTTGTCACAACTTCTTTAAGGGGCTTGCCATATGAGGAGCTTGAATTTTCATCACAATATTGGGAGGTATGTTTGTTTACTTATCTATTTTGAATGGGTATggttgtattccaataaaactttatttgcaaaaaacaGGCAGCATGCCAACTGCCagagtttgctgactcctgcccCAGGCCTCTTATGGCCTAAGGAAAAATAGGAGGTCACCCTGGcacttattatttcttctcaactccttccccaccctcatgCCTCTGCCTTTGTGAAGACCACACTCTCCTGCATGGCGATGGAGAACAGAAAGCAGACACCACCCATTTCGCCTGGTGGTTCTTCCGGGACTACATCAGGACTCTGATGGGGATGGAGGCCGATGGATAGGGAACCCAGCCAACGCCACCTGATCTCTTTTTAAAGTAGTGACGAAGTGTGCACTGGAACATTTTACCCTGAAGTGGGTCACTGCCCTTGGGAGCTCAGGGAGGTGTGTTTAATCCTATCCACAGAAGCATCAGAAGCTCTTGGAGGGCAGCTGCTTGTAAACCAAGTGTTCTCAATCTTTCTGGTGTCAGGACTCCTCTAGCCTCAACGATTTTAAAGGACACCAAGAACTTTTGTTTATGTAAGTTTTATCTatagatatttttcatattaaaaatcaaaatggagaGAATATCAACTGTGTTTTTCTGAAGACAGTCAGAAAaattaattggttttttttttaaagattttatttatttgagagagagaatgagagacagagagcatgagagggaggagggtcagagggagaagcagactccctgcggagcagagagcccgatgtgggactcgatccagggactccaggatcatgacctgagccgaaggcagtcgcttaaccaactgagccacccaggcgccccaattggtttttttttttaaaggttttatttacttattcatgagagacagaatgagagagaggcagagggagaagcaggctccccacggagcagggagcccacatcgtaaggcagacgcctaacgactgagccacccaggcacacaaaAGCAATTTGGTTTTATTGAGCATGGAGTTTCTTGAATGTAACCCTTTGCCAAGGTGGAGTCCTGTAGTATCCAAGTTCCATTAAGTCACAATTGCTT
This genomic interval carries:
- the HAUS4 gene encoding HAUS augmin-like complex subunit 4 isoform X2 translates to MASGDFCSPGEGMEIPQQVCSKQLPPCNLSEEDLLQNPHFSKLLLGLSQHMDESGLSLTLAKEQAQAWKEVRLHKTTWLRSEILQRVIQELLVDYYVKTQDTNLTSEDKKFHETLEQRLLVTELTRLLGPSQEREMPPLLGLEKADLLELMPRSEDFVWMRARLPLDLEEQLKKKCFTLLCYHDPNSDSDSETLKAAKVWKLAEVLVGEKQQCQGAKSQQKEQTVLLEKKSATYSQRLLQEHRLKTQSELDRINAQYLEIKCSAMILKLRMEELKILSDTYTAEKVEVHRLIRDCLEGAIRLQEQDMEKSRQVLSTYEVLGEEFDRLVKEYTELKQAAENKRWALREFNKACR
- the HAUS4 gene encoding HAUS augmin-like complex subunit 4 isoform X1, which translates into the protein MASGDFCSPGEGMEIPQQVCSKQLPPCNLSEEDLLQNPHFSKLLLGLSQHMDESGLSLTLAKEQAQAWKEVRLHKTTWLRSEILQRVIQELLVDYYVKTQDTNLTSEDKKFHETLEQRLLVTELTRLLGPSQEREMPPLLGLEKADLLELMPRSEDFVWMRARLPLDLEEQLKKKCFTLLCYHDPNSDSDSETLKAAKVWKLAEVLVGEKQQCQGAKSQQKEQTVLLEKKSATYSQVLLRCLALLQRLLQEHRLKTQSELDRINAQYLEIKCSAMILKLRMEELKILSDTYTAEKVEVHRLIRDCLEGAIRLQEQDMEKSRQVLSTYEVLGEEFDRLVKEYTELKQAAENKRWALREFNKACR